One Cervus canadensis isolate Bull #8, Minnesota chromosome 1, ASM1932006v1, whole genome shotgun sequence genomic window carries:
- the TMEM119 gene encoding transmembrane protein 119 — MVSAAAPSLTVSLLLLLRVLPTASYPVSLQAGFLEDTGGSGEAEGSSASSPSLLPPQTPALSPTSVGPEPTPLAGPKPPTNFLDGIVDFFRQYVMLIAVVGSLVFLLMFIVCAAVITRQKHKASAYYPSSFPKKKYVDQSDRAGGPRAFSEVPDRAPDGRPEETLDSSQQLQAHILAATQNLKSPSRAAPSSGDLAQAPEGRSEEEEKGPREADLEAQGRALPAEKPEVPPLPEEPCSVEADAAAGAAAAPEGQGEPDGAPSLSQEAGGPAGPPENPCACGSVPPSI, encoded by the coding sequence ATGGTTTCCGCAGCGGCGCCCAGCCTCACcgtgtctctgctgctgctgctgcgggtCCTACCCACGGCGTCCTACCCCGTGTCCCTGCAGGCCGGCTTCCTGGAGGACACGGGGGGCAGCGGGGAGGCCGAGGGCTCGTCGGCCTCCTCCCCGAGCCTCTTGCCGCCCCAGACCCCGGCCCTCAGCCCTACGTCGGTGGGGCCCGAGCCCACACCCCTGGCTGGCCCTAAGCCCCCCACCAACTTCCTGGACGGCATCGTGGATTTCTTCCGCCAGTACGTGATGCTCATCGCCGTGGTGGGCTCCCTGGTTTTCCTGCTGATGTTCATCGTCTGTGCGGCTGTCATCACCCGCCAGAAGCACAAGGCCTCTGCTTACTACCCTTCGTCTTTCCCCAAGAAGAAGTACGTGGACCAGAGCGACCGCGCGGGGGGCCCCCGGGCCTTCAGCGAGGTTCCCGACCGGGCTCCCGACGGCCGGCCCGAGGAGACCCTGGATTCCTCCCAGCAGCTCCAGGCTCACATCCTCGCCGCCACCCAGAACCTCAAGTCTCCCTCCAGGGCCGCCCCGAGCAGCGGAGACCTAGCCCAGGCGCCGGAGGGCAGGtcggaggaagaggagaaaggccCCCGGGAGGCGGACCTGGAAGCCCAGGGACGTGCGCTTCCGGCGGAGAAACCCGAGGTGCCTCCGCTGCCAGAGGAGCCCTGCTCAGTGGAGGCGGACGCAGCTGCAGGCGCAGCGGCAGCGCCTGAAGGTCAAGGAGAGCCAGACGGGGCTCCCTCACTCTCCCAGGAAGCCGGGGGCCCAGCTGGTCCCCCCGAAAACCCCTGTGCTTGCGGCAGTGTCCCCCCCAGCATCTAG
- the SELPLG gene encoding P-selectin glycoprotein ligand 1 isoform X2, with the protein MSLQLLLLVVLLGPGSSLQLRETSKNESVKAPDPPYPGGDWRDLEDYDPEYDYIAQTDPPEMLDSSTEAPKFLPMVATLGQREPAGPTTPESFILEVSTRDSAVLSATGATTKNLSTELVTLVPLTRELVTEIPPKMKDLSTELAAVTEALSTDPMVTEALSTDPVATEALSTEPTATEALSMGPAATEALSTDPAATEALSTDPAATEAMSMGPVATEALSTDPTATEALSTDPAATGALSTGPVATEALSTEPAVTEALSVESKVIETLSTEPATTAAPFREPTTMLALPTDPTTVQALPMRPATTRGLTTALPVASDTPKGTTVAAGDWFEAFTGNKGQSLFPWSSVAPAPPESLPDPGPVKQCLLAILILALLATIFLVCTVVLAIRLSRKNHLYPVRDYSPSEMVCISSLLPEGGEGPAPTPNGDLPKAKDQGRKVGPGGNREGDDLTLHSFLP; encoded by the exons ATGTCTCTGCAACTCCTGCTGTTGGTGGTCCTGCTGGGCCCTGGCAGCAGCCTCCAGCTGCGGGAGACCAGCAAGAACGAATCTGTGAAGGCCCCAGACCCCCCATACCCAGGTGGTGACTGGAGAGACCTGGAAGACTATGATCCAGAATATGACTATATAGCACAAACGGACCCTCCAGAGATGCTTGACAGTAGCACCGAGGCCCCCAAGTTTCTGCCTATGGTGGCAACGCTGGGGCAGAGAGAGCCTGCAGGGCCTACGACACCTGAGTCATTCATTCTGGAGGTGTCCACAAGGGACTCTGCTGTCCTGAGTGCCACAGGGGCAACCACCAAGAACCTGAGCACAGAACTGGTCACACTGGTCCCTCTGACCAGAGAACTGGTCACTGAAATCCCTCCCAAAATGAAGGATCTATCCACAGAGTTGGCTGCAGTCACAGAG GCCCTGTCCACGGACCCCATGGTCACAGAGGCCCTGTCCACGGACCCCGTGGCCACAGAGGCATTGTCCACGGaacccacagccacagaggcCCTGTCCATGGGTCCCGCGGCCACAGAGGCCCTGTCCACGGATCCTGCAGCCACAGAGGCCCTGTCCACGGACCCTGCGGCCACAGAGGCCATGTCCATGGGTCCTGTGGCCACAGAGGCCCTGTCCACggatcccacagccacagaggcCCTGTCCACAGACCCTGCGGCCACAGGGGCCCTGTCCACGGGTCCTGTGGCCACAGAGGCCCTGTCCACGGAACCTGCAGTCACAGAGGCCCTGTCCGTGGAATCCAAAGTCATAGAGACTCTGTCCACAGAACCGGCCACCACAGCAGCCCCTTTCAGGGAGCCCACTACCATGCTGGCCCTGCCCACAGATCCAACCACTGTGCAGGCCCTGCCCATGAGACCTGCTACCACAAGGGGCCTAACCACAGCCCTTCCTGTGGCCTCTGATACTCCCAAGGGCACCACTGTGGCAGCTGGCGACTGGTTTGAGGCCTTCACTGGGAACAAAGGTCAGAGCCTTTTCCCCTGGAGCTCTGTGGCCCCGGCCCCTCCAGAGAGCCTGCCAGACCCGGGCCCCGTGAAGCAGTGTCTGCTGGCCATCCTCATCCTGGCCCTGCTGGCCACCATCTTCCTCGTGTGCACCGTGGTGCTGGCCATCCGCCTCTCCCGCAAGAACCACCTGTACCCCGTACGCGATTACTCCCCCAGCGAGATGGTCTGCATCTCGTCTCTGCTGCCCGAGGGGGGCGAGGGGCCCGCTCCCACGCCCAACGGGGACCTGCCCAAGGCCAAGGACCAGGGCCGGAAGGTGGGGCCGGGGGGCAACCGCGAAGGGGATGACCTCACCCTGCACAGCTTCCTCCCTTAG
- the SELPLG gene encoding P-selectin glycoprotein ligand 1 isoform X1: MSLQLLLLVVLLGPGSSLQLRETSKNESVKAPDPPYPGGDWRDLEDYDPEYDYIAQTDPPEMLDSSTEAPKFLPMVATLGQREPAGPTTPESFILEVSTRDSAVLSATGATTKNLSTELVTLVPLTRELVTEIPPKMKDLSTELAAVTEALSTDPVATKALSTDPMVTEALSTDPVATEALSTEPTATEALSMGPAATEALSTDPAATEALSTDPAATEAMSMGPVATEALSTDPTATEALSTDPAATGALSTGPVATEALSTEPAVTEALSVESKVIETLSTEPATTAAPFREPTTMLALPTDPTTVQALPMRPATTRGLTTALPVASDTPKGTTVAAGDWFEAFTGNKGQSLFPWSSVAPAPPESLPDPGPVKQCLLAILILALLATIFLVCTVVLAIRLSRKNHLYPVRDYSPSEMVCISSLLPEGGEGPAPTPNGDLPKAKDQGRKVGPGGNREGDDLTLHSFLP; this comes from the coding sequence ATGTCTCTGCAACTCCTGCTGTTGGTGGTCCTGCTGGGCCCTGGCAGCAGCCTCCAGCTGCGGGAGACCAGCAAGAACGAATCTGTGAAGGCCCCAGACCCCCCATACCCAGGTGGTGACTGGAGAGACCTGGAAGACTATGATCCAGAATATGACTATATAGCACAAACGGACCCTCCAGAGATGCTTGACAGTAGCACCGAGGCCCCCAAGTTTCTGCCTATGGTGGCAACGCTGGGGCAGAGAGAGCCTGCAGGGCCTACGACACCTGAGTCATTCATTCTGGAGGTGTCCACAAGGGACTCTGCTGTCCTGAGTGCCACAGGGGCAACCACCAAGAACCTGAGCACAGAACTGGTCACACTGGTCCCTCTGACCAGAGAACTGGTCACTGAAATCCCTCCCAAAATGAAGGATCTATCCACAGAGTTGGCTGCAGTCACAGAGGCCCTGTCCACGGACCCCGTGGCCACAAAGGCCCTGTCCACGGACCCCATGGTCACAGAGGCCCTGTCCACGGACCCCGTGGCCACAGAGGCATTGTCCACGGaacccacagccacagaggcCCTGTCCATGGGTCCCGCGGCCACAGAGGCCCTGTCCACGGATCCTGCAGCCACAGAGGCCCTGTCCACGGACCCTGCGGCCACAGAGGCCATGTCCATGGGTCCTGTGGCCACAGAGGCCCTGTCCACggatcccacagccacagaggcCCTGTCCACAGACCCTGCGGCCACAGGGGCCCTGTCCACGGGTCCTGTGGCCACAGAGGCCCTGTCCACGGAACCTGCAGTCACAGAGGCCCTGTCCGTGGAATCCAAAGTCATAGAGACTCTGTCCACAGAACCGGCCACCACAGCAGCCCCTTTCAGGGAGCCCACTACCATGCTGGCCCTGCCCACAGATCCAACCACTGTGCAGGCCCTGCCCATGAGACCTGCTACCACAAGGGGCCTAACCACAGCCCTTCCTGTGGCCTCTGATACTCCCAAGGGCACCACTGTGGCAGCTGGCGACTGGTTTGAGGCCTTCACTGGGAACAAAGGTCAGAGCCTTTTCCCCTGGAGCTCTGTGGCCCCGGCCCCTCCAGAGAGCCTGCCAGACCCGGGCCCCGTGAAGCAGTGTCTGCTGGCCATCCTCATCCTGGCCCTGCTGGCCACCATCTTCCTCGTGTGCACCGTGGTGCTGGCCATCCGCCTCTCCCGCAAGAACCACCTGTACCCCGTACGCGATTACTCCCCCAGCGAGATGGTCTGCATCTCGTCTCTGCTGCCCGAGGGGGGCGAGGGGCCCGCTCCCACGCCCAACGGGGACCTGCCCAAGGCCAAGGACCAGGGCCGGAAGGTGGGGCCGGGGGGCAACCGCGAAGGGGATGACCTCACCCTGCACAGCTTCCTCCCTTAG